The genomic interval TATTTCACGCGGAAGGAGACAGGTGGCGGCTGCTGCGTCAGCGTCTGACTCCCGCCTTTACAACCGCTAAGCTTAAAGCGATGTTTCCGCTGGTGGTACGTTGTGCTGAGAGCCTGCAGGATGTAGTGATGGAGCTGGCCAGTCACCGAGGCACGTACGATGCGCGTGAGCTGATGGCGAGGTTCACTACCGAGTTCATCGGCGCCTGCGGCTTCGGCATCGAGATGAACTCTATCAACAACGAACACTCCAGCTTCAGAGAACTTGGAAGAATTATGTTCACCCGTAGCCTTCGAAATCGTCTCCTACTTCCAATATGGGAACTGTTCCCTGAAGTAAGAAACATTTTAAGAGTCGATCCAGATGCAGCTGAGAAGGGGATAACAGCTATCGTAAAGCAAATACGTCATCAGAGGAAATACCAGCCGATAGGACGACACGACTTCATAGATCTGTTGCTGGAGTTGGAGAAGAAGGGTAAAATTGTTGGAGAATCGATAGAGAAATTTGACAAAGACGGTGCGCCAGAAACTGTAGAAATGGAAATGGACCCAAAATGCCAAATGGCGCAAGTGTTCATTTTCTTTGCTGCTGGATTTGAAACATCCTCTTCTGCCACTAGTTACACTTTACATGTCCTAGCATACAATCCGGAGATTCAACGCAGGGTACAAGACGAGATTGACTCTGTTATGAAAAAGTATGATAACAAACTTTGTTACGACGCTATAGCTGAAATGAGTCTACTAGATATGGCATTTCAAGAGGCTATGCGGATGTTCCCCTCAGTTGGAGTCCTGAATAGAATTTGTACGAGACAGTACACGATCCCTGACCTTGGCATCACAATCGACCCTGGCGTGAAGATCCTGATCCCAGTGCAAGCCATCCAAATGGACGAGAAATATTTTGATAACCCTAAAGAGTTCAGACCAGAAAGGTTTACACCAGAAGAAAAAAGGAAGAGACATGCGTATACATATCTGCCTTTTGGAGCAGGTCCTCGAGCGTGTATCGGTAAGTTACTACATATATACGGTAAAGACTAATCTTTAATAAAAATCCGACTTGAAGAGTTTGGTTTCCAAGACTTCGAAATGTTAAACAGAAAATTTTCTACGTGCTTTGCATAGAATCATTGAATAGTTGTGACGACgtcgcttctgaaaaaaccGAACTTGTCCATTTTTCAGgaggtaagtggaccccgtgAAGAACGGAATAACGCAGGGGAGATTTCTTAGGTATGTGGACTTCCTCacgttttccgtcaccgctgagcacgtgataatcattaataatccaaaacatgaattcgaaaatcgaaCGATTAAATGTAATTCttgaaattacaaaataaacgttTCAGCTGATACCtcaaaaaaagtagcatagagagttaggatgctacaccgacaagagcgtggctcttaaattagtgatgagctGATACCCAAAACAGAGTCAAGCCTATGTGGTATAGGCATCAGCTGCTATCTCAGTGTTACAATaattcaataaatatattacatgtAGTATATTACATAAAGGGAgttattattgttacttttttGTTTACTCTGTCGGAAACATAGGATTGTATGCTGGctatatttttgtgtctttctccaggagagaggcatcatagactgaaatacaagtatttatatacttagtcagctatggtacctactcaattatattcatgtcaattatgcttaacttaaggaaaactatgtaccgatatttttgtcaataaatatcatcatcatcatcagcccattaacgtccccactgctggggcacgggccttccctatggatggatagggagatcgggccttaaaccatcacgcgggcccagtgcggattgatggttattaacgactgctaatgcagccgggaccaacggcttaacgtgccttccgaagcacggaggagctcgagatgaaaacttttttttgtggtcacccatcctatgaccggcctttgcgaaagttgcttaacttcaacaatcgcagaccgagcccgtttaccgctgcgccaccgagcaataaatatcattattattatatttgttggtTTGCAGGCGAGCGTCTCGGTCACATGCAGTCTCTGGCGGGCTTGGCGGCGCTGCTACACAGGGTGACAGTAGAGCCTGCAGCCAGCTCCCGACGAGAGATCAGAGTGCACCCACTGTCCAACACCTCGCAACAAGTCGCTGGAGGGATACCGCTCACCTTCACACCTAGAAGAACATCACACGAATAGTTAACATGACCAGgagcacagaataaggaataatactgcgtgtagaacggcaattctccgccccaccagcgtctgagctaggtttacctcacccccctcgaacacagtttagaccttaatcgtatggcgtcagacgtcacacacacagatgcacgtttacgataacgtcaaattgtggtctgtgtaaaacgaggttatttgtatgaagtgtccggggtgtgacaggAGTTAAGTCCAGTACCGAGATTCGTACAGGCGCACCACAgtgatttataatattagttaagAACGGCCtctgaggtccagtggttgagcgttgagctcacgatccggaggtcccgggttcgaatcccggtggggacatatcacaaaaatcatctttgtgattcccagtttggttaggacattacaggctgatcacctgattgtctgaaagtaagatgatccgtgcttcggaaggcacgttaagtcgatGATCCCGGttacatcagtatgtaagtgagtaatcgttacatgaaggctcatgtaacgattactcacttacatactgatgtaaccctgacaccagggttgatgagtttcgtaattcacctcacaacccgcacgatagaataagaagtTAGGATTTTACTTTTTCGTTTTTGCCGACAGAGCTTTACACTCCATACTTTCTATAGGTAACAAAAATCTAGTCCATGATTAATGATACACTTCGAAGTGATTCAAGACTTTGTCAGTTTGAGTAATTACCAAAGTAACGCTCTATTCAATGTACACTTCAATGAATAAACTAATTCAGTACTATTCTCTAAACCCCAGGTAATAACCCAAGAACATTTTAGGTCCATTCAGGAAACGCACTTGTTCTGGAAGCGAAAtaaacttacttaaataaaattaggataaaTGAACATAATCCTCCCaacataataaatagaaaaatatatttatcataataaaatgaaatacatataaatataagaCTGTATGctttatatatacctatttcctTGGCTTctcaatcatcatcactaatttaagagccacgctcttgtcggtgtcatTCTGCTATTAGaccctccatgctactttttagggaaaaatagggcaatggtttccctctggccttccgccccgcagtactctgtctgacgcgagcggGATgatgcccagagtagtctatttcaaagccgtactaggactcctgtcctgctGGCTTTTCAATAGTTGTACTTAATACTTTGTGAAgattatgaatgcatgggattaactgtctgagaactgatattaggcagctaaattactcaattgtatagaAATATCTTAtatgttttttaaagaacgtctagggccctgtgccgaggtttttcttgcagcttcttttccccggctatacaggttgtgagaagctgcagtagttttaggcggatgagacgttcgttatgtaaaaatttacgattcaaagtgtaactatgttacctactgaataaagatatttttggatttgaatttgTGATTTTGGGCTGACGTTGGGCTGCGTCACACAGCACACATATATAGTATgtagtatgtaggtatgtccgTTCGAAATATTTCACAAGAAATGTAGCCCCTTAGTAAAATGAAGGTTGTGCCGTAGCAAGAGGTAAATAAATGTGTATATATTGCGCGGGAGAGATGTCTGTCTGTAGAGAGATTGCCACGCGTGCCTGGAATGGAGACGTTTTAGGCCGTCTGCAGACTATCCAACTCGCACTTTGCGTAACCCTATTAAAGAAAACCCATATTAGTTCATACACATTTATATTGACATGCAATATTCATTATGCTTACCACGAGAGTAGAGTATCTGGGACACGTGAGGAAGTccaggcctttgctcagcagtgggattttgtaggctagattagattagattagaatattatttatacactGTTTGTTtcgattataattaaatatctgtAATTTGCTTTCCTTAGACTATGAATGTACAGAAGAGTTATTAAAATAGAcggtttatttttcttgtataagtacataatacttttttttcttgGATGTACATTACTTAGTGTTCTGATTTTTACTTTAAATGTTCAAttaagtactattttttttttaatgtcttttGGGTgtctcatgacgggtacaggcgtcgtggcagacctcgaaagagatggcgtgacgacttggacgcttgccggagggactggccggagtacgcacaggaccgcgaaaaacgGAAGGaggagggggaggcctttgcccagcagtgggatcttgtaggctagattagattagatatctTACTTTAAAAAGATCCAGAGTAtgagaaagaacaatttgaaaaggaAACGCAgccagtggccccgattcctgcagacaccgcctaattttattttaagttatatccgtcattttcatatccgtcgaaaaggaaagggacggatgattcacagctcttaattttaggaagaatgagtaaatgaatgaataacccgggcgaatcaaaaaggtatgtcgctggtatgcaatccgtttgacgtgctgtctatttacctgtgtcgggttattgactgatgtaaaatttttagacggttgttttagatttgtgcttaaaattgacgtgtgttccataaattttatgcttgtcgattacccgtcgttttccttttcggcggataagaaaatgacagatataacttaaaataaaattagatggtatttacaggaattagcaccattgttagtattaaagagtttttacattcccactttgggaacattccaggGTACTTCACCATTGAGGACACGCCAATGTCACCAtattattctgtatttttttttattgtggtttctttagcaaaataaatgttctgcgataaaaaagtttattcttATATTTGCATAAGTGGGCTCGTCTATAGCCCGCTCTATCTGTGGGCACTGACAAATTTCTGTTTAGTAAGTATAACTCACAGGCTTCGCGCGAAACTAAAAAAGTTTGCCGCATTGCATTTAGGCAGTTACGGAGATAGCTGTAATATGTTtaacaaaatttattattacatacttacataattaaaacacataataacgggttcttaccgcgttcaaagcagggatatgagactcccgatatttcgacactgttgcaagtgccatgatcacgggatgactgatgagattcgagtggagtaggtagatccataattttctactatTTTTCTATTAAAGAAATTAAACGAAGAATtactgctcgatcgaatcagaaatgaggagatccgcaggagaactaaagtcaccgacatagctcgaagaattgcaaagctgaagtggcagtgggcaggacacatagcgaggagaaccgatggccgatggggcggaaaggttctggagtggcgaccacgtgtcggacgacgctcagtgggtaggcccgctacaaggtggaccgacgatctggtgaaggtcgcgggaagccgctggatgcgggcagcgcaggaccgatcgtcgtggagatccttgggggaggcctatgcccagcagtgggcgtcatacggctgatgatgatgaaacgaaGAATAATCTTTATagtgctatctatattgttttgagaaacgtagcctggaaaatacctcatttaaaaaaacaatatcgcTATTTGACTTCTATTGACATTGCGCACATTACCTAACTCTACATGATATCTGTAGGGCTgtcatgcgcaacgtgataaaattttgtcacggtcattttatcgattctgacgatataattatgtcgttttgtcgattggtgacTGGTGTTAATatatgaacccaaataagtcatgccgttatgtcaaaatacgaacaaaatcacgtgtcacgcgTGTTAAGgataaaacaaacttatcgatttcgacaaaatttattgaatcgatcgataattttatcacgtcgcgCATGTTAACtgctgataactttttgacttAGCGATTGATATCTCGTCTTGGTAACATTTTACATGACATGTTTTCGATGGAATTTCTATGATGATATAGAACTAGCGTCATCTGCCAACCCGCACACGTTTCAATTTCTCGTGGTAATATAAAAAAGCAGTGGTTTTCAAACTGTGGTTGGCGATCCCAGAGGTTCGCAAAACCTGTCTCGGCGGTCGTGGTCCCGAAACTATAATTCTAGGAAAACTAGACTTGTTTGTTACTTAcaaatttgtttaaaaacagTTTTATCACTGTACGAAACACTGaaattatctccctagcattatcctattttcacagggtccgcttacctaacttgaatatttgacaggcccggtatTTCACAGAATTGACTgcctgcctgtctaaccttccagcccgcgaagggaacaccagcccaatgTATAGGTACGAAAAACTTAAACTATAAGTAAGCACTTATTTAATCCCTGATTcccacctcctaattttattttaagctatatctgtctttttcttatccaccgaaaagtcAGATGTGTGACATGAGTTAATagtcagcctatcgcccataacagttGTCCGTCATGTttgaaaggacacaatccctctgtcggattttacgacaagaCCGGGgatataagcagctgaacgtgtttctGTTTATTATGCGCTCCCAGTttagcatagaagcaataattatgtataatattagtCATAGTTTTATCGTTTTGCATCGCACATTATTAAACATATTTCTTTATAGCCTATGTCtcaccgggttaagcagagactatggaattccatttgcttcgacctgACACACTACTATTATTGAACATTAAAGACAAAAGTTAAGTATGTAGTTTTTACCCGCAATCCTTAAATTTTTGCGTTTTtccctcaccttatggttgtctggaagaaatcgctttaagcgataaggccgccatttgccatgtacttagttacgagtctttttgtaattatttctttttatattggGGCAATAAAGCGGATTTGAattgtattgtttgtattgtatgACTACGTCGTCGAAactgatttaattttaaaaccgaTTTGAtttcaaaatgtttaaaaaatatctttattcagtaggtaagtacgctttgaatcgtaaatttttacacaacgaacttTTTAACAGCCTAAAACTActtcagcttctcacaacctgtatagccggggaaaagaagctgcaagaaaaacctcggcacagggccgtagacattcttaaaaataaacataaagttTTGACTTATAAGTAAAGGGGTCGCGATTCAAAAAGGTTGAGAAACACTGCGCTATGCGATGGAATTCCCCGTGCAGGTGTCATGTCGATCAAATATGTAACAGGGCAAATGGAATCAAATCAGAAAGGTGCTTGCATTGACTCGGTGACGTATAGAGTGGTGTAGTGCtctttttggacgtgacttattctatATCTgacgcaaatgacattaactacttggccgggcaaatggggagcactgaaggctcgtacacgttaaaaaaattaagaca from Pectinophora gossypiella chromosome 22, ilPecGoss1.1, whole genome shotgun sequence carries:
- the LOC126377078 gene encoding cytochrome P450 6B6-like → MFLVLIIIVSTALYFYSVRNHDYWKKRNVKHEAPLPLIGNHIDNLFGIKGMIETSVELYNKYREEKIIGYYRGTTPELIVKDLELIKKIMATDFPYFYNRGLSRNPDIEPTFGNLFHAEGDRWRLLRQRLTPAFTTAKLKAMFPLVVRCAESLQDVVMELASHRGTYDARELMARFTTEFIGACGFGIEMNSINNEHSSFRELGRIMFTRSLRNRLLLPIWELFPEVRNILRVDPDAAEKGITAIVKQIRHQRKYQPIGRHDFIDLLLELEKKGKIVGESIEKFDKDGAPETVEMEMDPKCQMAQVFIFFAAGFETSSSATSYTLHVLAYNPEIQRRVQDEIDSVMKKYDNKLCYDAIAEMSLLDMAFQEAMRMFPSVGVLNRICTRQYTIPDLGITIDPGVKILIPVQAIQMDEKYFDNPKEFRPERFTPEEKRKRHAYTYLPFGAGPRACIGERLGHMQSLAGLAALLHRVTVEPAASSRREIRVHPLSNTSQQVAGGIPLTFTPRRTSHE